From Apium graveolens cultivar Ventura chromosome 9, ASM990537v1, whole genome shotgun sequence, the proteins below share one genomic window:
- the LOC141684359 gene encoding uncharacterized protein LOC141684359 produces the protein MEQNLSIAAKKMWSLVRVLYFMVRKGLAKRKFMADLNMMMKRGKIAGKALHNLMFHHHHNWAAAASTRRSFPAPRQGDYEFSCSNSPAYPISLFLNKHRKNQTIDYSHFFSCNQSPAMDDDVAAVNAVVKALEMLQHSEAASPALPGFGRSPMVRQLRITDSPFPLSNDVGEDSHVDEAAEQFIMKFYKDLKKQNLMSSFG, from the coding sequence ATGGAACAAAATCTCTCGATAGCTGCGAAAAAAATGTGGAGCTTAGTTCGTGTCCTATATTTCATGGTAAGGAAAGGCTTAGCAAAGAGAAAATTCATGGCTGATCTCAACATGATGATGAAACGTGGCAAGATTGCCGGAAAAGCCCTCCACAATCTCATGTTCCACCACCACCACAACTGGGCAGCCGCCGCTAGCACTCGCCGCTCATTCCCCGCTCCAAGGCAAGGTGATTATGAGTTCAGCTGCAGTAACAGCCCTGCCTATCCAATCTCTCTTTTTCTCAATAAACACCGCAAGAATCAGACTATCGACTACTCGCATTTCTTCTCGTGCAACCAGTCTCCTGCTATGGATGATGATGTGGCCGCGGTGAATGCAGTTGTCAAGGCGTTGGAAATGCTGCAGCATAGTGAGGCTGCATCACCTGCGTTGCCAGGGTTTGGGAGGAGTCCTATGGTTAGGCAGCTTCGGATAACGGACTCTCCGTTTCCGTTATCTAATGACGTGGGTGAGGATAGCCACGTTGATGAAGCTGCTGAGCAATTTATAATGAAATTCTATAAGGATTTGAAGAAGCAAAATTTAATGTCCTCATTTGGTTAA